A genomic window from Pseudonocardia broussonetiae includes:
- the metK gene encoding methionine adenosyltransferase, whose product MAVGRRLFTSESVTEGHPDKMCDAISDTILDALLADDPRSRVAVETMVTTGQVHVAGEVTTNTYADIPTLVRDKILEIGYDSSSKGFDGASCGVNVAIGAQSADIAQGVDSAYESRVELSEDEIAKQGAGDQGLMFGYANTDTSELMPLPIALAHRLARRLTEVRKSGVLPYLRPDGKTQVTIEYDGDKAVRLDTVVVSTQHAADIDLDALLAPDIREHVVGPEIAELGLDVSDVRLLVNPTGRFVVGGPMGDAGLTGRKIIVDTYGGFARHGGGAFSGKDPSKVDRSAAYAMRWVAKNAVAAGLADRIEVQVAYAIGKAAPVGLFVETFGTEHVDPARIAAAIQDVFDLRPAAIIRDLDLLRPIYAPTAAYGHFGRRDIELPWESTDRADALKSACGS is encoded by the coding sequence GTGGCAGTGGGTCGGCGGTTGTTCACGAGCGAGTCGGTGACCGAGGGGCACCCGGACAAGATGTGCGACGCGATCAGCGACACGATCCTCGACGCGCTGCTCGCCGACGACCCGCGCAGCCGCGTGGCCGTCGAGACGATGGTGACCACGGGCCAGGTGCACGTCGCCGGTGAGGTCACCACCAACACCTACGCCGACATCCCCACCCTGGTCCGGGACAAGATCCTCGAGATCGGCTACGACTCGTCGTCCAAGGGCTTCGACGGGGCGTCCTGCGGCGTCAACGTCGCGATCGGCGCGCAGAGCGCCGACATCGCCCAGGGCGTCGACTCGGCCTACGAGAGCCGCGTCGAGCTCTCCGAGGACGAGATCGCGAAGCAGGGTGCGGGCGACCAGGGCCTGATGTTCGGCTACGCCAACACCGACACCTCCGAGCTCATGCCGCTGCCGATCGCGCTCGCGCACCGGCTCGCGCGCCGCCTCACCGAGGTCCGCAAGTCCGGCGTGCTGCCCTACCTGCGCCCGGACGGCAAGACCCAGGTCACCATCGAGTACGACGGCGACAAGGCCGTCCGCCTCGACACCGTCGTCGTGTCCACGCAGCACGCCGCCGACATCGACCTCGACGCCCTGCTCGCCCCCGACATCCGCGAGCACGTGGTCGGCCCGGAGATCGCCGAGCTCGGCCTCGACGTGTCCGACGTCCGCCTGCTGGTCAACCCGACCGGCCGGTTCGTCGTCGGCGGTCCGATGGGCGACGCGGGCCTCACCGGCCGCAAGATCATCGTCGACACCTACGGCGGCTTCGCCCGCCACGGCGGCGGCGCGTTCTCGGGCAAGGACCCGTCGAAGGTCGACCGCTCGGCCGCCTACGCGATGCGCTGGGTCGCCAAGAACGCCGTCGCCGCGGGCCTGGCCGACCGCATCGAGGTGCAGGTCGCCTACGCCATCGGCAAGGCCGCCCCCGTGGGCCTGTTCGTGGAGACGTTCGGCACCGAGCACGTCGACCCGGCCCGGATCGCCGCGGCGATCCAGGACGTCTTCGACCTGCGCCCGGCCGCGATCATCCGCGACCTCGACCTGCTGCGGCCGATCTACGCGCCGACCGCCGCGTACGGCCACTTCGGCCGCCGCGACATCGAGCTGCCGTGGGAGTCGACCGACCGCGCCGACGCCCTCAAGAGCGCCTGCGGCTCCTGA
- the eutC gene encoding ethanolamine ammonia-lyase subunit EutC, producing MSAPDPLARLRDATRARVALGRAGDALPTARLLELRAAHAAARDAVHDPLDVDALVAELVAETGAEPLVATSAAGSRAEYLQRPDLGRRLDGGTELPAGEHDVVVVLADGLSPQAVHAHGVPMLRALTERLDGWRIAPVVVATQARVALGDEIAAALGARSVVVLVGERPGMSSTDSLGIYFTFDARRGRRDSERNCLSNIRPPHGTGYDAAATTCVMLMAEAKRLGLSGVALKADPALTG from the coding sequence GTGAGCGCCCCGGACCCCCTCGCCCGCCTGCGCGACGCCACCCGCGCCCGGGTCGCGCTGGGCCGGGCCGGGGACGCGCTGCCCACCGCGCGGCTGCTGGAGCTGCGGGCCGCGCACGCCGCCGCCCGGGACGCCGTGCACGACCCGCTCGACGTCGACGCGCTCGTGGCCGAACTGGTCGCGGAGACGGGCGCGGAGCCGCTCGTCGCCACCAGCGCGGCCGGCTCCCGCGCGGAGTACCTGCAGCGCCCCGACCTGGGCCGGCGCCTGGACGGCGGCACGGAGCTGCCCGCGGGCGAGCACGACGTGGTCGTGGTGCTCGCCGACGGGCTGTCGCCGCAGGCGGTGCACGCGCACGGCGTGCCGATGCTGCGGGCCCTGACCGAGCGGCTCGACGGCTGGCGGATCGCGCCCGTCGTCGTCGCCACCCAGGCGCGGGTGGCGCTGGGCGACGAGATCGCGGCCGCGCTCGGGGCGCGCAGCGTCGTGGTGCTGGTCGGCGAGCGGCCGGGCATGAGCTCGACCGACAGCCTCGGCATCTACTTCACCTTCGACGCCCGGCGCGGGCGCCGCGACTCCGAGCGCAACTGCCTGTCCAACATCCGTCCCCCGCACGGCACCGGCTACGACGCCGCGGCCACCACCTGCGTGATGCTGATGGCCGAGGCGAAGCGGCTCGGGCTGTCGGGGGTCGCGCTGAAGGCCGACCCGGCGCTCACGGGGTGA
- a CDS encoding ethanolamine ammonia-lyase subunit EutB yields MIRRITTGGHGHEFADLATLLAAATPARSGDVLAGVAARSEQERVAAQCLLADLPLATFLEELVVPYEDDEVTRLIVDSHDPQAFAPVASMTVGEFRDHLLDPATDPTTLAAGLTPEMVAATSKLMRLQDLIAVARRTPVVTAFRTTLGRPGTLATRLQPNHPTDDPVGVTASIVDGLLLGCGDAVIGINPATDSPNRTVDLLRLIDDVRQRYDIPTQSCVLAHVTTSIEVMERGAPVDLVFQSVAGTQAANTGFGVTLDLLREAHEAALSLGRGTVGTQCMYFETGQGSALSSDAHHGVDQQTLEVRAYAVARAFDPLLVNTVVGFIGPEYLFDGKQIARAGLEDHFCGKLLGVPMGVDVCYTNHAEADADDTDALLTLLGVAGCSFVICVPGGDDVMLHYQSLSYHDALYARQVLGLSPAPEFAAWLERMELLTPDGRVRELDSPAVRALTAGLA; encoded by the coding sequence GTGATCAGGAGGATCACCACCGGCGGCCACGGCCACGAGTTCGCCGACCTCGCGACGCTGCTCGCCGCGGCCACACCCGCCCGCTCCGGCGACGTCCTCGCGGGCGTCGCCGCGCGGTCGGAGCAGGAGCGGGTGGCCGCGCAGTGCCTGCTCGCCGACCTGCCGCTGGCCACCTTCCTGGAGGAGCTCGTCGTCCCCTACGAGGACGACGAGGTCACGCGGCTGATCGTCGACTCCCACGACCCGCAGGCGTTCGCGCCCGTCGCGTCGATGACCGTCGGCGAGTTCCGCGACCACCTGCTCGACCCCGCCACCGACCCGACGACGCTCGCCGCGGGGCTCACGCCGGAGATGGTGGCGGCCACCTCGAAGCTGATGCGGCTGCAGGACCTGATCGCGGTGGCGCGGCGCACGCCGGTCGTCACGGCGTTCCGCACGACGCTGGGCCGCCCGGGCACCCTGGCCACCCGGCTGCAGCCCAACCACCCCACCGACGACCCGGTCGGCGTCACCGCGAGCATCGTCGACGGCCTGCTCCTGGGCTGCGGCGACGCCGTCATCGGCATCAACCCGGCCACCGACAGCCCCAACCGCACCGTCGACCTGCTCCGCCTCATCGACGACGTCCGGCAGCGCTACGACATCCCGACGCAGAGCTGCGTGCTCGCGCACGTCACGACGTCGATCGAGGTGATGGAGCGCGGGGCCCCGGTCGACCTCGTGTTCCAGTCCGTCGCGGGGACGCAGGCGGCCAACACGGGGTTCGGGGTGACGCTGGACCTGCTGCGCGAGGCCCACGAGGCGGCGCTGTCGCTGGGCCGGGGCACCGTCGGCACCCAGTGCATGTACTTCGAGACCGGCCAGGGCAGCGCGCTGTCGTCGGACGCCCACCACGGCGTCGACCAGCAAACCCTGGAGGTGCGCGCCTACGCCGTCGCCCGGGCGTTCGACCCGCTCCTGGTCAACACCGTCGTCGGGTTCATCGGCCCGGAGTACCTCTTCGACGGCAAGCAGATCGCCCGCGCCGGCCTGGAGGACCACTTCTGCGGCAAGCTGCTGGGCGTGCCGATGGGCGTGGACGTCTGCTACACCAACCACGCCGAGGCCGACGCCGACGACACCGACGCCCTGCTCACGCTGCTCGGCGTGGCCGGTTGCTCCTTCGTGATCTGCGTGCCCGGCGGCGACGACGTGATGCTGCACTACCAGTCGCTGTCCTACCACGACGCGCTCTACGCCCGGCAGGTCCTGGGCCTGTCCCCCGCGCCGGAGTTCGCGGCGTGGCTGGAGCGGATGGAGCTGCTCACGCCCGACGGGCGGGTCCGCGAGCTGGACTCGCCGGCCGTGCGCGCGCTGACGGCGGGGCTGGCGTGA
- the eat gene encoding ethanolamine permease: MSTSPTSPSSTAGAADDYLAKRQLKKGAAGWVLLAGLGVSYVISGDYSGWNFGLGQGGFGGLLIAGVLIAAMYTAMVLGMAELSSALPTAGGGYTFARRALGPWGGFATGTAILIEYAIAPAAIATFIGAYVESLGLFGITDGWWVYLAAYVIFVGVHLMGAGEALKVMFVITAIALVGLVVFAVAAVPLFDAANLTDIPPTEAAGASPFLPYGYLGIWAAVPFAIWFFLAIEGVPLGAEEARDPAKDVPRGIIAAMVVLLVTGAAVLVLATGAIGASALSESGNPLVEALGTGTMATVVNYIGLAGLVASFFSIIYAYSRQTFALSRAGYLPRVLSLTNGRKAPTLALIVPGVIGFLLSLTGQGAVLLNMAVFGAALSYVLMMVSHIVLRRREPDMPRPYRTPGGVATTGFALVVAVISVIATFLVDSIAALCALGAFALFMAYFALYSRHHLVARAPDEEFAALAAAEQELR; this comes from the coding sequence GTGAGCACCTCACCGACCAGCCCCTCCTCCACAGCGGGCGCCGCCGACGACTACCTCGCCAAGCGGCAGCTCAAGAAGGGCGCCGCCGGGTGGGTGCTGCTCGCCGGGCTCGGCGTCAGCTACGTCATCTCCGGCGACTACTCCGGCTGGAACTTCGGGCTCGGGCAGGGCGGCTTCGGCGGCCTGCTCATCGCCGGCGTGCTGATCGCCGCGATGTACACCGCGATGGTGCTGGGGATGGCCGAGCTGTCCTCCGCGCTGCCGACGGCGGGCGGCGGCTACACCTTCGCCCGCCGCGCGCTCGGGCCGTGGGGCGGGTTCGCCACGGGCACCGCCATCCTCATCGAGTACGCGATCGCCCCGGCCGCGATCGCCACGTTCATCGGCGCCTACGTCGAGTCGCTGGGCCTGTTCGGCATCACCGACGGCTGGTGGGTCTACCTGGCCGCCTACGTGATCTTCGTCGGCGTGCACCTGATGGGCGCGGGCGAGGCGCTCAAGGTGATGTTCGTGATCACCGCGATCGCCCTCGTCGGCCTGGTCGTGTTCGCCGTCGCCGCCGTGCCGCTGTTCGACGCCGCCAACCTCACCGACATCCCGCCGACCGAGGCCGCCGGCGCGTCGCCGTTCCTGCCCTACGGCTACCTCGGCATCTGGGCCGCCGTGCCGTTCGCGATCTGGTTCTTCCTCGCCATCGAGGGCGTGCCGCTGGGCGCGGAGGAGGCGCGCGACCCGGCCAAGGACGTGCCGCGCGGCATCATCGCCGCGATGGTGGTCCTGCTCGTCACCGGCGCGGCCGTGCTCGTCCTGGCCACCGGCGCGATCGGGGCGTCGGCGCTGTCGGAGTCGGGCAACCCGCTGGTCGAGGCGCTGGGCACGGGCACGATGGCCACGGTCGTCAACTACATCGGGCTCGCCGGGCTCGTCGCCAGCTTCTTCTCGATCATCTACGCCTACTCGCGCCAGACGTTCGCGCTCTCCCGCGCGGGCTACCTGCCCCGCGTGCTGTCTCTGACCAACGGCCGCAAGGCCCCCACGCTGGCGCTCATCGTCCCCGGCGTGATCGGGTTCCTGCTCTCGCTCACCGGCCAGGGCGCGGTGCTGCTCAACATGGCGGTCTTCGGGGCGGCCCTGAGCTACGTGCTGATGATGGTCAGCCACATCGTGCTGCGCCGCCGCGAGCCCGACATGCCGCGCCCGTACCGGACGCCCGGCGGCGTCGCGACCACCGGGTTCGCCCTCGTCGTCGCCGTCATCTCGGTGATCGCGACGTTCCTCGTCGACAGCATCGCCGCGCTCTGCGCGCTCGGGGCGTTCGCGCTGTTCATGGCCTACTTCGCCCTCTACAGCCGCCACCACCTGGTCGCGCGCGCCCCCGACGAGGAGTTCGCCGCGCTGGCCGCGGCGGAGCAGGAGCTGCGGTGA
- a CDS encoding primosomal protein N', translating to MTTARPSTPAKGEWRPAADRPVARVAVDVPLAHLDRVFDYRVPEQFDADARPGVRVRVRFAGRLVDGFLLERVADSEHRLAWVEKVVSPEPALTPEVAALCRTVADRYAGVFADVVRLAVPPRHARVEKEVREPGPVPQPAAPDPAGWARYRHGAALLDALAGGRAAHAVWQALPGESWVARLAEAAAATASAGRGALLVVPDQRDVDLLHAALVERLGADGVVALTAELGPAERYRRWLTVRRGHVRVVVGTRSAAFAPIAEPGLLAVWDDGDDLHAEPRAPYPHVRDVLVVRAHAAGAALLVAGFARTAEAQLLVETGWAREVVAERGVVRDVMPRVVALSEGDGAVLARDPDARAARLPHIAFDAARAALAADRPVLVQVPRSGYVPWVSCGQCRETARCRHCAGPLGLRRSAGPDTADPPALPHCRWCGRPDPAFRCPNCGSRRLRAGVVGAGRTAEELGRAFPGVTVRASGGGAPVLAGVPAGPGLVVATPGAEPPAEGGYGAALLLDGWAMLSRPDLRVAEETLRRWLAAAALVVPHTAGGRVVITADAGLPVVQDLVRWDPAHHAAAELAARAEVGFPPAVRMAAVEGVPVAVGEVVDDVCAALDGVEVLGPVEIEPSRDGTGDGVERERALLRVPRAQGRALAAALHAAQGARAARKAPDPVRVRLDPVAIE from the coding sequence ATGACCACCGCCCGTCCCTCCACCCCGGCCAAGGGGGAGTGGCGTCCGGCCGCGGACCGGCCGGTGGCGCGGGTGGCGGTGGACGTGCCGCTGGCCCACCTGGACCGGGTGTTCGACTACCGCGTCCCCGAGCAGTTCGACGCCGACGCGCGGCCTGGGGTGCGGGTGCGTGTGCGGTTCGCGGGGCGGCTGGTCGACGGGTTCCTGCTGGAGCGGGTGGCCGACTCCGAGCACCGGCTGGCGTGGGTGGAGAAGGTGGTCTCGCCTGAGCCCGCGCTCACCCCGGAGGTGGCGGCGCTGTGCCGCACGGTGGCCGACCGCTACGCCGGGGTGTTCGCCGACGTCGTCCGCCTCGCCGTCCCGCCCCGCCACGCGCGCGTCGAGAAGGAGGTGCGCGAGCCCGGGCCGGTCCCGCAGCCGGCGGCGCCCGACCCGGCCGGGTGGGCCCGCTACCGGCACGGCGCCGCCCTGCTCGACGCGCTGGCCGGCGGGCGGGCGGCGCACGCGGTGTGGCAGGCGCTGCCGGGGGAGTCGTGGGTGGCGCGGCTGGCCGAGGCGGCCGCGGCCACCGCGTCGGCCGGGCGGGGGGCGCTGCTGGTGGTGCCCGACCAGCGCGACGTCGACCTCCTGCACGCCGCCCTCGTCGAGCGCCTCGGGGCCGACGGGGTCGTCGCGCTCACCGCCGAGCTCGGGCCGGCCGAGCGCTACCGGCGCTGGCTGACCGTGCGGCGGGGGCACGTGCGGGTCGTCGTCGGCACCCGCTCGGCGGCGTTCGCGCCGATCGCCGAGCCCGGCCTGCTCGCCGTCTGGGACGACGGCGACGACCTGCACGCCGAGCCCCGCGCGCCCTACCCCCACGTCCGCGACGTCCTCGTGGTGCGCGCGCACGCGGCCGGCGCGGCGCTGTTGGTCGCCGGCTTCGCCCGCACGGCCGAGGCCCAGCTGCTGGTGGAGACGGGGTGGGCGCGGGAGGTCGTCGCCGAGCGCGGGGTGGTCCGCGACGTCATGCCGCGCGTGGTCGCGCTGTCCGAGGGCGACGGCGCCGTGCTCGCCCGCGACCCCGACGCCCGCGCCGCGCGCCTGCCCCACATCGCCTTCGACGCCGCCCGCGCCGCGCTGGCCGCCGACCGGCCGGTGCTCGTGCAGGTCCCGCGCTCGGGCTACGTGCCGTGGGTGTCGTGCGGGCAGTGCCGGGAGACCGCGCGCTGCCGGCACTGCGCCGGGCCGCTCGGCCTGCGCCGGAGCGCAGGTCCCGACACCGCCGACCCGCCCGCCCTCCCGCACTGCCGCTGGTGCGGGCGCCCCGACCCGGCGTTCCGCTGCCCCAACTGCGGCTCGCGGCGGCTGCGCGCGGGCGTCGTCGGGGCCGGGCGCACCGCCGAGGAGCTGGGCCGGGCGTTCCCCGGCGTCACCGTGCGGGCGTCGGGCGGCGGCGCGCCCGTGCTGGCCGGCGTGCCCGCGGGCCCGGGGCTCGTCGTCGCCACGCCGGGGGCCGAGCCGCCCGCCGAGGGCGGCTACGGCGCCGCCCTGCTGCTCGACGGCTGGGCGATGCTGTCGCGGCCGGACCTGCGCGTGGCCGAGGAGACGCTGCGCCGCTGGCTGGCCGCGGCGGCGCTGGTCGTGCCGCACACCGCGGGCGGGCGGGTCGTCATCACCGCCGACGCCGGGCTGCCCGTCGTGCAGGACCTCGTGCGCTGGGACCCGGCGCACCACGCCGCCGCCGAGCTCGCCGCCCGCGCCGAGGTCGGGTTCCCGCCCGCCGTGCGGATGGCGGCGGTGGAGGGCGTGCCGGTGGCGGTGGGCGAGGTCGTCGACGACGTGTGCGCCGCGCTGGACGGCGTCGAGGTGCTGGGGCCGGTCGAGATCGAGCCCTCCCGGGACGGCACCGGCGACGGCGTGGAGCGCGAGCGGGCCCTGCTCCGCGTCCCGCGCGCGCAGGGCCGCGCGCTGGCCGCCGCGCTGCACGCCGCCCAGGGCGCCCGCGCCGCGCGCAAGGCGCCCGACCCGGTGCGCGTGCGGCTGGATCCCGTCGCGATCGAGTGA
- the def gene encoding peptide deformylase: protein MPVQPVRLFGDPVLRTPAEPVTTFDAELRKLVADLTDTMHDEGGAGLAAPQLGVGLRVFTYDCDGFSGHLVNPTFDVVGDEEQVGPEGCLSIPGLGWECRRHLHVVAKGWDLHGEPLEVEGSELLARCIQHETDHLDGILFVDRLDPETRKIAMAEIRAAEWFGEPAPVVRESPHPLFGKVR, encoded by the coding sequence GTGCCCGTCCAGCCCGTCCGACTCTTCGGCGACCCCGTGCTCCGCACGCCCGCCGAGCCCGTCACCACGTTCGACGCGGAGCTGCGCAAGCTGGTCGCCGACCTCACCGACACCATGCACGACGAGGGCGGCGCCGGCCTCGCCGCGCCGCAGCTGGGCGTCGGCCTGCGCGTGTTCACCTACGACTGCGACGGGTTCTCCGGGCACCTGGTGAACCCGACGTTCGACGTCGTCGGCGACGAGGAGCAGGTCGGCCCCGAGGGCTGCCTGTCCATCCCGGGCCTGGGCTGGGAGTGCCGCCGCCACCTGCACGTCGTGGCGAAGGGCTGGGACCTGCACGGCGAGCCGCTGGAGGTCGAGGGCAGCGAGCTGCTCGCGCGCTGCATCCAGCACGAGACCGACCACCTCGACGGCATCCTGTTCGTCGACCGGCTCGACCCCGAGACGCGCAAGATCGCGATGGCCGAGATCCGCGCCGCCGAGTGGTTCGGCGAGCCCGCGCCCGTGGTGCGCGAGAGCCCGCACCCCCTGTTCGGGAAGGTCCGGTGA
- the fmt gene encoding methionyl-tRNA formyltransferase: MRLVFAGTPAPAVPALRALLASDRHEVVAVVTRPDAPAGRGRRVARSAVGAVADEAGVPVLTPARPSEPEFLDALRALEPDCCPVVAYGALVPRAALDVPRLGWVNLHFSLLPAWRGAAPVQAAVRAGDDITGASTFRLEEGLDTGPVFGVVTEAVGPRDTAGDLLDRLAVSGAALLTATMDGLADGTLDARPQPAEGVSHAPKITTADARLDWTRAAAVVDRLVRAVTPEPGAWTTFRDERLGLGPLRPVEGADLKPGELAPEKRRVLVGTAAGVLELGEVRPVGKRAMPAADWARGVRIEAGELLT, translated from the coding sequence CTGCGGCTCGTCTTCGCCGGCACCCCGGCCCCCGCCGTCCCGGCGCTGCGCGCGCTGCTGGCGTCGGACCGGCACGAGGTGGTCGCCGTCGTCACGCGTCCCGACGCGCCCGCCGGCCGCGGCCGCAGGGTCGCCCGCTCGGCGGTCGGCGCCGTCGCCGACGAGGCCGGCGTGCCGGTGCTCACCCCGGCGCGCCCGTCCGAGCCGGAGTTCCTCGACGCCCTGCGCGCGCTCGAGCCCGACTGCTGCCCGGTCGTCGCCTACGGCGCGCTCGTGCCCCGCGCGGCGCTCGACGTGCCCCGCCTGGGCTGGGTCAACCTGCACTTCTCGCTGCTCCCGGCCTGGCGCGGCGCCGCACCCGTGCAGGCCGCGGTCCGCGCGGGCGACGACATCACCGGCGCCAGCACGTTCCGGCTCGAGGAGGGCCTCGACACCGGGCCGGTGTTCGGCGTCGTCACCGAGGCCGTCGGGCCCCGCGACACCGCGGGCGACCTGCTCGACCGCCTCGCCGTCTCCGGCGCCGCGCTGCTCACCGCCACCATGGACGGGCTCGCCGACGGCACGCTCGACGCGCGCCCGCAGCCCGCCGAGGGCGTCTCGCACGCCCCGAAGATCACCACCGCCGACGCCCGCCTCGACTGGACGCGCGCCGCCGCCGTCGTCGACCGGCTGGTCCGGGCCGTCACCCCGGAGCCCGGCGCCTGGACGACGTTCCGCGACGAGCGCCTCGGGCTCGGCCCGCTGCGGCCCGTCGAGGGCGCCGACCTCAAGCCCGGGGAGCTCGCGCCGGAGAAGAGGCGGGTGCTGGTGGGCACGGCCGCCGGCGTGCTGGAGCTGGGCGAGGTGCGCCCGGTCGGGAAGCGCGCGATGCCCGCCGCCGACTGGGCGCGCGGGGTCCGCATCGAGGCGGGGGAGCTGCTCACGTGA
- a CDS encoding RsmB/NOP family class I SAM-dependent RNA methyltransferase, whose amino-acid sequence MTTRDRKPGVRRASGPPRGRQGPARPPEPDLPRRAALELLRAVRVRDSYANLALPAILRRHELRDRDAGLATEIGYGTLRAQGLLDAVIEHCTDRPLVKVEPALLDALRLGAYQLLRMRVPAHAAVHATVELVREDSGSRPAGFVNAVLRRVGEHDEAAWVARLAPDAAEDPLGHAAFAHAHPRWIAQAFADALGGVGELDAALAADDARPVVHLLARPGEITAEELALATGGTEGPYSPYAVHLDAGSGAIGDLDAVSEGLAVVQDEGSQLVALALTRAATSGEDTGRWLDLCAGPGGKAVLLGGLAVMDGVTVDAVELGEHRAELVRKAVDGLPVTVHHADGREAPLPDAAFDRVLVDAPCTGLGALRRRPEARWRRTPEDVPGLAKLQRELLTAALRHVRPGGVVAYVTCSPHLSETVGVVTGVARRQKAELLDARDLLPGVPDLGAGPTVQLWPHRHGTDAMFLSVLRRT is encoded by the coding sequence GTGACCACTCGGGACCGCAAGCCCGGCGTCCGGCGGGCGTCCGGCCCGCCCCGGGGGCGTCAGGGCCCGGCGCGCCCGCCGGAGCCCGACCTGCCCCGCCGCGCCGCGCTGGAGCTGCTGCGGGCCGTGCGCGTCCGCGACTCCTACGCCAACCTCGCCCTGCCCGCGATCCTGCGACGCCACGAGCTGCGCGACCGCGACGCCGGGCTGGCCACCGAGATCGGTTACGGCACGCTGCGCGCGCAGGGCCTGCTGGACGCCGTGATCGAGCACTGCACCGACCGGCCGCTGGTCAAGGTCGAGCCCGCGCTGCTCGACGCGCTGCGCCTGGGCGCCTACCAGCTGCTGCGGATGCGGGTGCCGGCCCACGCGGCCGTGCACGCCACCGTCGAGCTCGTCCGCGAGGACTCCGGGTCGCGCCCGGCCGGGTTCGTCAACGCCGTCCTGCGCCGGGTCGGCGAGCACGACGAGGCCGCCTGGGTGGCGCGCCTCGCGCCCGACGCCGCCGAGGATCCCCTCGGTCACGCCGCCTTCGCCCACGCCCACCCGCGCTGGATCGCGCAGGCCTTCGCCGACGCGCTCGGCGGGGTCGGCGAGCTCGACGCCGCGCTGGCCGCCGACGACGCCCGCCCGGTCGTGCACCTGCTCGCCCGCCCCGGCGAGATCACCGCCGAGGAGCTGGCCCTGGCCACCGGCGGCACCGAGGGCCCGTACTCGCCCTACGCCGTGCACCTCGACGCCGGCTCCGGCGCGATCGGTGACCTCGACGCCGTCTCCGAGGGGCTCGCCGTCGTGCAGGACGAGGGCAGCCAGCTCGTCGCCCTCGCGCTCACCCGCGCCGCGACCAGCGGCGAGGACACCGGACGCTGGCTCGACCTGTGCGCCGGCCCCGGCGGCAAGGCCGTGCTGCTGGGCGGGCTCGCGGTGATGGACGGGGTCACCGTCGACGCCGTCGAGCTGGGGGAGCACCGCGCCGAGCTCGTCCGCAAGGCCGTCGACGGGCTGCCGGTCACCGTCCACCACGCCGACGGCCGCGAGGCCCCGCTGCCCGACGCCGCGTTCGACCGCGTCCTCGTCGACGCCCCGTGCACCGGCCTCGGAGCGCTGCGCCGCCGTCCCGAGGCGCGCTGGCGCCGCACGCCCGAGGACGTCCCGGGGCTGGCGAAGCTGCAGCGCGAGCTGCTCACCGCGGCGCTGCGCCACGTCCGCCCCGGCGGGGTCGTCGCCTACGTGACGTGCTCGCCGCACCTGTCGGAGACCGTCGGCGTCGTCACCGGGGTGGCGCGGCGGCAGAAGGCCGAGCTGCTCGACGCCCGGGACCTGCTGCCCGGCGTGCCGGACCTCGGCGCCGGCCCCACCGTCCAGCTCTGGCCGCACCGCCACGGCACCGACGCGATGTTCCTGTCGGTGCTCCGCAGGACGTGA
- the rpe gene encoding ribulose-phosphate 3-epimerase, with protein sequence MIAPSILNADFARLADEMAAVTDAADGADWLHVDVMDAHFVPNLTLGLPVVESLLKATSVPLDCHLMIEEPDRWAPGYAEAGAHNVTVHAEAAADPVALAKDLRAAGARAGLSIKPDTPLEPWVEVLRHYDTLLVMSVEPGFGGQSFMPEVLDKVRTARRLVDTGHLTLLVEIDGGINADTVEQAAEAGVDCFVAGSAVYGADDPGRAVAALRDRVRAASPHRGWTA encoded by the coding sequence CTGATCGCGCCCAGCATCCTCAACGCCGACTTCGCCCGGCTCGCCGACGAGATGGCCGCCGTCACCGACGCGGCCGACGGCGCCGACTGGCTGCACGTCGACGTCATGGACGCCCACTTCGTGCCCAACCTCACACTCGGCCTTCCAGTGGTCGAGTCGCTGCTGAAGGCCACGTCCGTGCCGCTGGACTGCCACCTCATGATCGAGGAGCCGGACCGCTGGGCGCCGGGCTACGCGGAGGCGGGCGCGCACAACGTCACCGTCCACGCCGAGGCCGCCGCCGACCCGGTCGCGCTGGCCAAGGACCTGCGCGCGGCGGGCGCGCGGGCGGGGCTGTCGATCAAGCCGGACACGCCGCTCGAGCCGTGGGTCGAGGTGCTGCGCCACTACGACACCCTGCTGGTCATGAGCGTGGAGCCCGGGTTCGGCGGGCAGAGCTTCATGCCCGAGGTGCTCGACAAGGTGCGCACCGCGCGGCGGCTCGTCGACACCGGTCACCTGACGCTGCTCGTGGAGATCGACGGCGGCATCAACGCCGACACCGTCGAGCAGGCCGCGGAGGCCGGCGTCGACTGCTTCGTGGCGGGGTCCGCGGTGTACGGGGCCGACGACCCGGGCCGCGCCGTCGCCGCCCTGCGCGACCGCGTGCGCGCGGCGTCACCCCACCGCGGCTGGACCGCCTGA